The nucleotide sequence TGATGCTGTCCAAGCGGTCAAGCATCCCCCCGTGCCCCGGCAGGAGAGCGGCGGCATCTTTCACCTGCGAACCCCGTTTGAGCATGGATTCGATAAGATCGCCGATCTGCCCCACGATATTGACGATCGTTGCCAGCACAAGCAGGTGCGCCCAGGGAATGTCGGGAAAGAACGTCCCTTTTGATATTGCCGCCGCGAGAAAACTGGCCGCCAATCCTCCGACGGAGCCCTCAACCGTCTTTGCCGGACTGACGTGGGGAGCGAGCTTCCGCCGACCCATCAGACGCCCGACGTAATAAGCCCCTGTGTCCCCGGCCATAATGATGGCGAAGCCCAGCGTGAGAAGGCGAGGTGCAGCATCGCTTGCGTCCCCCCGCACGAGAACGAGAAAGCCGAGAAAGACGGCCACGTAGACAACGCCAGCCACACTCGCCGAGGTCGAGACGAGCGCTGTGTCGAACCGCTTCTCCGTTATCAGCCAGAGGAACATTTCTCCGCCGTAGTGGATGAGAAGAGCAGCGAGAACAAGCTCCGCATCTCCTCGGTAGAATCCCACCATGACGACAATCGCTGCGGCGTAGCCGATTGCCCGATGACAACGGCAACCCGCTTTCTCGGCCAGGATATAGAACTCGCGCAGGCCGAGAATCACAGCTACGGTAGCCATGGCGAAGAAGTACAGGGGCTCGGATGACCACACGGCAAGCAAAAGGATCGGCAAGAGAATCGCGGCTGTGATGACACGCTTCATAAGAAACGAAGCGTGATTATAGCCGGATTCCCCTAGCTGAGGTAATCCTGTCCAAAGAATTCGTCAGATCGCTTGGAGTGAGCCGTCCGAAGCCATCTTTTGCAGCCATTCCATCCATCCGCCTGCCGCCCGCCAGCGATGGCCACGCAGGGACTGAATCCGGGTAACGGACATGCCGGGGGAATGAATTCAGCAAACAGGACGTGAAGGGGGAAGGAAAGGTTCGGTCGGTGTCGGAGCGGGTGGATGATGTGAGGGGATTGGTTTGCCACCTTCCCGGGCTATTATCACCCACGCCTGAGAGGCCATCTTCAGGGCGCGTTTCCCGGAAGAGCCCGCTTCCGGCGGTCTGGGCGTCATCAACGTGCCGTCCGTCTCCGCGTCCTCGGCCGGGTGCTTGTGCGGCCATTATTTCCACACGGTTCGCGTCTGGCTGCCTTATGTCAGGACCTGCTTTGGCGTCTTCAACGCACCTTTTTCTTCCACAACCCGTTTCCCAGACGTTTCACGTCCGGCTCCTTTGTCGGGGCTTTTTTCGGGACCCATTGCTCTGACACAGATGTTCCTATTGCCCTCTGTCACGGGTATCGTTATCATAGTTTTCCTCCGCGACGACCCGACGTATTTCTGGGTTGCTGCTTCAATATGCGGTGAGGGAAAGCTGATGCAAATCAAAAGATCCATGGCCTCCCTGCTTGCGCTTGCCTCCGTCATGCCTGTGGCAGGAGCAATGCAGCGTGGGTGGGTGGAGAATTCAGGCCCGATATCTCAACGCTACGTCCACATGGTCTGGACGACGGAGAACGGTCTCCCGCAAAATTCGATCAATGCCATTGTCCAGACCCATGACGGTTACCTGTGGCTTGCTACCCAGGGGGGAGTGGTTCGATTTGACGGAATGACGTTCACCGTGTTTGATTCGGCCAACACGCCGGTGCTCAAGAGTAATCGGATCTTGTGCCTCTACGAAGGTCGCGCAGGAGACCTCTGGATTGGGACCCAGCTTGGGGGATTGATTCGATACACCCGGGGAAAATTTTCGGCATACACGACGCGGGACGGCCTTCCCAGTGATGAGATTTCGAGCCTTTATGAAGATCGTCAGGGAGTGCTGTGGATAGGAACGACGCGAGGATTGGCTGCCTGGCGGGAGGGTCGGTTCACGACCTATTCGACCCGCGACGGCTTGCCACATGAACACGTCAAGGCCATCGCGGAAGATCGAGCCGGTAACCTCTGGATCGGGACATACAGTGGGTTGGCGCGATTCCGTCAGGGGACCTTCACGGTCTACACGATGGCCGATGGCTTGTCCGCCTCTCGAATCTTCGCCATTCAACCCGACCGGGATGGGAACCTCTGGGTGAGTACAGGTAACGGCCTGGTTCAGGTGACAGAGGGAAGAATTATCGCTGGCCCTCTCGCTCAGTACAATTCTCGTCTCGGTCGCGTCAATGGAGTCGTCCAGGATCGAGACGGTGCGCTCTGGATAGCGACGGCCACCGGCCTTTTTCATTTCCGCTCAGGTCAGTTGAGTCAATACACCAAGCACAGTGGCCTATCCGATGACAACATCACTGCCGTTCTCATGGATCGCGAAGCTAACCTGTGGATCGGAACCTGGGTCGGCGGGCTGAACTACTTGCGGGAAAGTCACATCACGACCATTCCACAGGGCGATGATAGCTCGCTCGACGCGGTGAGGCCGATTTACCAGGACGCTGAAGGGGACGTGTGGTTCGGTTCGATGCAGCAGGGTTTGAACCGACTTCACCGAGGAGCCATCATCACGTATACGGCGAATGAGGGGCTTCCACCTGCTCAGATCTCATCGCTTGTCGGAGACCGGGAGGGAAACCTTTGGGTAGGAACGTGGGGAGGGGGACTGGCGAAACTGAAACCGCGGAGCAAGGGGCATACAGGGGCGGTGCGAGGGCTGTCGGTGAGCGTTTACACCGCTGCCACCAGTGGGTTGCCCGGGGATCATGTCAATGCCCTTTATGTTGACCGCCAGGGGGCATTATGGATAGGCATATCAAATGGACTTGCCCGCTTTCACAATAATGAGTGGACCACCTTCAGGCCGAGCGACGGTCTCGTTCACCACGATGTGCGGTTCATCACCGAGGACCGTCACGGGGCGCTCTGGATCGGCACAACCAACGGGCTCAGCCGATTTAAAGACGGGCGATTCACTAATTACACCACCGCCGACGGACTGTCGCATAACTACGTGCGTGAAGTCTACGAGGATGAGGACGGGGTCCTCTGGATCGGCACCTACGGCGGCGGATTGAACCGATTGCATGACGGACGATTCACACAGTACACCAAAAAGGAAGGCTTGTTTGACATTGTCGTCTCGCGCATTCTGGAAGATGATCAGGGCAATTTATGGATGAGCGGCAACCGCGGTATCTTCCGGGTGAGTCGAAGAGAGCTGAACGATTTCGCTCAGAGGAAGATTCGGTCAATCACCTGCCTTTCTTATGGCATCGCCGATGGCATGAAGAGCAGCGAGTGCAACGGCGGATTCCAGCCGGCCGGGTGGAAGACACGCGATGGGCGGCTCTGGTTTCCCACCTTCAAAGGCGTAGTGGTGATTGATCCCCGAAGGATCAGCACACTGGCGCCACCGGTCGCCATCGAAAAGATCATCAGCGACCAAAACCTAATAGATGTCCAGAACGCGGTGACCTTGCCTCCCGGTCGTGGCGATCTGGAGATCCACTTCACGGCCATCAGTTTCATCGTGCCGGAGAAGGTTCGATTCAGATACAGACTCGAAGGCTATGACCGCGAATGGGTGGACGCCGGGACGCGTCGTGTGGCCTATTACACGAATTTGCCGCCGGGCGACTATCGCTTTCGCGTGATCGCCAGTAATCGGGATGGGGTGTGGAATGAAACCGGTGCCACATTCGCGGTTTCGCTGAGGCCGCATTTTTATCAAACTCTCTGGTTCTACGCCCTGATGATGCTGGCGCTCATGGGCAGCGGCTGGGGCGTCAACCGGCTGCGCATGCGGCGGCTGCTGCGGCGGACGCGCGAACTGGAAGCCGCCGTGGCCTCCCGGACGGCCGAAGTGGTCAGGCAAAAGGATCAACTGGCCGAGACCAACGCGCAACTCGCTCAGGCTAACGAACTGCTCGGACGGGCCAATGAAAATATGCTGGCAGTGCTCAATGAGTTTCAGGCCGCCGTCGTCATGACGGATGCCGCAGGGCGCGTGACGTTTCTCTCCCAGATGGCCGAACTGCTCTTCAACCAATCGGGCGACGACGCGCTCGGTCACCCCTGGACCGACGTGCTTCCGCTTCCCGATGCGGACAAGGCCCGATTGAAAGAGTTGTGCGAGATGACTCCGGGACGACGATCTAAGCTCCCGGTAAACATGCAAGTCGAGGGAGGGCGCCGCTACTGGATGGAAGTCGAGGTGAAGGATGATCCCCGGTCATCCGAGAGCAGGATTTTCTTCTTCTATGATGCGTCGGAAATTTACAGCCTTCGCAGCCTGCTCGACGAGCGCGCCCGCTTTCATGGCCTGGTGGGAGCAAGCAGCGCCATGCAGCTCATCTATAAACAAATCCGGGATGTGGCCAAAATGGAACTGACCGTGTTGATCGAGGGGGAAACCGGAACCGGCAAGGAACTGGTGGCGCGAGCGATCCACCTGGCCAGTCATCGGCGCGATAAACCGTTTATCGCCGTCAACTGCGCCGGGTTGACCGAATCGTTGTTGACGAGCCAGCTCTTTGGTCATCGTCGAGGGGCCTTCACCGGAGCCACTGCCGATCACATCGGCCTGATCGAAGCGGCGCACGGCGGCACCCTCTTTCTCGACGAGATCGGAGACATTCCCCTCAGCGTGCAAGCGAGCCTCCTCCGGGTGCTCCAGGAAAAGGAAATCACGCGATTGGGAGAATCGGTGCCGAGAAAGGTGGATGTGCGCATTCTGGCGGCGACCAATCGCGATCTGAATCAAGCGGTCGTAGACGGAACATTCCGTCAAGACCTCCTGTATCGGATTCGGGTGGGACGGATTCAACTGCCTCCGCTCAGACAACGAATGGAGGATCTACCCCTGTTGGTGGCCTGGTTTCTGGGCCAGCTCCGAGCCTCGGCGGCTATATCGGTGCAGGATGTAAGCCGCGAGGCGATGGACCTGCTGATGGAATACTCCTGGCCGGGCAACGTGCGAGAATTGAAAAATGCCATCGAATATGCCGCAGCGCACTGCCGCGGTTCGGTGATCCAGATTAAAGATCTACCCAAAGAGATCGTCGGCCAGCCGGGACCCATCCCCTCTACGAATGACAGGCAAGATGAGAGACAGCGCATCCTGGACGCGCTGGCACAGGCCGAGGGCAATCGCGCACGTGCCGCTCGTCGGCTGGGCATCGGTCGAACCACACTCTACCGCCGGATGAAAGCCCTCGGCATAGAAATTGACTAGCCGACGAAGCGCATCATAG is from Blastocatellia bacterium and encodes:
- a CDS encoding sigma 54-interacting transcriptional regulator, translating into MVWTTENGLPQNSINAIVQTHDGYLWLATQGGVVRFDGMTFTVFDSANTPVLKSNRILCLYEGRAGDLWIGTQLGGLIRYTRGKFSAYTTRDGLPSDEISSLYEDRQGVLWIGTTRGLAAWREGRFTTYSTRDGLPHEHVKAIAEDRAGNLWIGTYSGLARFRQGTFTVYTMADGLSASRIFAIQPDRDGNLWVSTGNGLVQVTEGRIIAGPLAQYNSRLGRVNGVVQDRDGALWIATATGLFHFRSGQLSQYTKHSGLSDDNITAVLMDREANLWIGTWVGGLNYLRESHITTIPQGDDSSLDAVRPIYQDAEGDVWFGSMQQGLNRLHRGAIITYTANEGLPPAQISSLVGDREGNLWVGTWGGGLAKLKPRSKGHTGAVRGLSVSVYTAATSGLPGDHVNALYVDRQGALWIGISNGLARFHNNEWTTFRPSDGLVHHDVRFITEDRHGALWIGTTNGLSRFKDGRFTNYTTADGLSHNYVREVYEDEDGVLWIGTYGGGLNRLHDGRFTQYTKKEGLFDIVVSRILEDDQGNLWMSGNRGIFRVSRRELNDFAQRKIRSITCLSYGIADGMKSSECNGGFQPAGWKTRDGRLWFPTFKGVVVIDPRRISTLAPPVAIEKIISDQNLIDVQNAVTLPPGRGDLEIHFTAISFIVPEKVRFRYRLEGYDREWVDAGTRRVAYYTNLPPGDYRFRVIASNRDGVWNETGATFAVSLRPHFYQTLWFYALMMLALMGSGWGVNRLRMRRLLRRTRELEAAVASRTAEVVRQKDQLAETNAQLAQANELLGRANENMLAVLNEFQAAVVMTDAAGRVTFLSQMAELLFNQSGDDALGHPWTDVLPLPDADKARLKELCEMTPGRRSKLPVNMQVEGGRRYWMEVEVKDDPRSSESRIFFFYDASEIYSLRSLLDERARFHGLVGASSAMQLIYKQIRDVAKMELTVLIEGETGTGKELVARAIHLASHRRDKPFIAVNCAGLTESLLTSQLFGHRRGAFTGATADHIGLIEAAHGGTLFLDEIGDIPLSVQASLLRVLQEKEITRLGESVPRKVDVRILAATNRDLNQAVVDGTFRQDLLYRIRVGRIQLPPLRQRMEDLPLLVAWFLGQLRASAAISVQDVSREAMDLLMEYSWPGNVRELKNAIEYAAAHCRGSVIQIKDLPKEIVGQPGPIPSTNDRQDERQRILDALAQAEGNRARAARRLGIGRTTLYRRMKALGIEID
- a CDS encoding phosphatidate cytidylyltransferase; this encodes MKRVITAAILLPILLLAVWSSEPLYFFAMATVAVILGLREFYILAEKAGCRCHRAIGYAAAIVVMVGFYRGDAELVLAALLIHYGGEMFLWLITEKRFDTALVSTSASVAGVVYVAVFLGFLVLVRGDASDAAPRLLTLGFAIIMAGDTGAYYVGRLMGRRKLAPHVSPAKTVEGSVGGLAASFLAAAISKGTFFPDIPWAHLLVLATIVNIVGQIGDLIESMLKRGSQVKDAAALLPGHGGMLDRLDSIIFNAPIIYLYFHFFYHR